The DNA window TCAAAAGCCGTGAGTCTCGCTCCCTGCAGCAGGGGCCGCGTCTCATCAGCGAAAACGTGAATTTTTTTCCCTTGCTGTACAGCCGTGTAAATCACGCCCAATGCCGTTCCGATTCCGCCAGTCGCCAGCGCCCCGGTATTGCAATGAGTCAAAACTACATCGCCGTCTTTCAGCAGCGCGGCTCCGTTTTCTCCGATTTGGCGGCACATTTCTTCGTCCTCACGCGCAATAGCATGGGCTTCTTGCAGCAAAATAGCGCATATTTCCGCTACTGGCTTATTTGCCGCTTGCTTCAGCACATTTCTCATGCGCTCCAATGCCCAGAATAAATTTACCGCCGTGGGCCTTGTCGCCGTTAGAATCCGGCTCGCCTTTTCAACCCGGACAAAAAAATCATTTTTCTGCTCGCCAATTGCCTCCAATGCCGCCAGACACACGCCGTAAGCAGCGGCAATGCCGATCGCCGGCGCACCGCGCACTTTCAGATTACGAATGGCGTCCGCCACTTCCCGATAATCGGTCATTTTCAAAAATTCTTCTTTTAGCGGCAGTTGCGTTTGATCCAACAATTCCAACGCGCCATTGCGCCAACGTTGGGCCTGAATTACCATATTTTTCTCACTCCCGGAATCGTTCTCCCTTTCATTCAGTCAATCAGCGTTAGCAAAAAATCAGCGATCTTCTCGGAACTACCGACATTCTTCATTACTTGCATTTTCGCGCGCTCACCGTTCTGACGCGTGAAACTGTCATCCTGAAACATCCGAACGAGCGCCCGCGACATTTCCGCGCCGTCGCGGACAATTTGCGCGCTGCCACTTTCCACGAGGTCAATTGCCTCGGCGGAATTTCTCATTTTCGGGCCCATCAGCACCGGAATGCCATACACGGCCGGCTCCAGAACGTTGTGAATTTTCGCGTAAAAACTACCGCCGACAAAAGCGACTTTCCCCAACGAATAAATATTTGCCAGCACGCCGATCATGTCGACGATGAGACAGCGCGCGCCTTCAATGTTTTCCCCCGACTGTAATTCTGACAAAAGCGCGCACCCAATGTCCATCTCCCGACATGCGTGGCGTATTTCTTCGATTCTCTCTTCGCGCGGCTCATGGGGAGCAATAATCAGAAACGCATTTTCTATTTCACCTGCTAAATCTTGAAATGATGGGATCAACACTTCCTCGTCATCATGCCAGGTGCTGCCGGCGACAAAAATTTGCTTATTTTGAAAAATTTGATGGTTTGAAAATTGCAAAAATTTCTCGCCAAAACTGGAGCGATCAAAAACCTGGTCATATTTCGTATCGCCGAAAACGTGAACTTTCTCATCGTTCCCCAGCAGCCGGCGAAAATGATTCTTTTCCTTTTGCGAAACCGCCAATATCGCCGACAATTGATTAAATAGCGCCCGAAACAAATTTTTAATTACCGGTAAATAGCGCACAGATTTTTCCGGCAGCGTAGCATCGATCAGCACAGCGGGAATTTTGTTGCGCCGCAGCCGCCAGACAAAATTCGGCCAAACGTCATGACGAACAATCACCGCCGCTTGGGGAGCAACCGTTTCAACAAACTTTTTCATCACTGTATAGCCGTCAATCGGCAGATAGCACAAAGCATCCACCGGAAATTGTTCTTCGATATTGTCAAAACCAGACGGTGAAAAAACACTCACCACGATACACAGCTCCGGCTTTTTCTGTTTCAATTTTTCCATCACCGGCTTTGCCTGGAGAAACTCCCCAAAAGATGAGACATGAAACAAAATCGTCTTTTGTTCTGCCGGGCATTGGGACAACTTCTGTCGCAAACGAGAAAAATTTCCCAACCTTCCGGCGAGCCCGCGTCTTATTTTTCGATTGAAGAGACTGAAAAAGAAAACAAAAATGAGTGATATGGGAATGAAAAAAAAATCGTACAGAATTAACAGCATCCGCATTTCATGTACTCCGCGATAACTTGAGCAATCTCTTCTAATAAGAATTGCCGCTGTCTGATTGTGCTTCTTATTTGTAGCACGTTAGCAATTTTCCGAATGAGCGAGACGCAAAAAATCAGCCATTTTTATCAGGTTTTCAAAATGTAAAAACGCTCATTTTTCGCAACGGGACTTCTTCGCTAATCGATTGCCTTTCCAAAAATTCCATTATTAACGAAAAGGCGACAACTGAAGATAATCGCTCCCGATTAAAATAGTCGCTGCAACTTCTCCTTCTCTTTCCGGACTAATCTGGTGGATGACATATTGTTTTTTGACGCCTATCAATCCGGCGACATATTTGGCGTTCGCTTTATTCCTGTCTTTGCGGTCAATTACCAGCGTGTGGCTAATTTTGTGTATTTTGTTATTGACTAAAAAATTATCATAAAAAACGACGTCCACTTTGCGCTCTCTCAAATA is part of the Calditrichota bacterium genome and encodes:
- the mtnA gene encoding S-methyl-5-thioribose-1-phosphate isomerase, which translates into the protein MVIQAQRWRNGALELLDQTQLPLKEEFLKMTDYREVADAIRNLKVRGAPAIGIAAAYGVCLAALEAIGEQKNDFFVRVEKASRILTATRPTAVNLFWALERMRNVLKQAANKPVAEICAILLQEAHAIAREDEEMCRQIGENGAALLKDGDVVLTHCNTGALATGGIGTALGVIYTAVQQGKKIHVFADETRPLLQGARLTAFELQQAKIDVTLICDNMAAFVMKRRKVNAIVVGADRIARNGDTANKIGTYNLAILAQFHRVPFYVVAPTSTIDLNIASGVEIPIEERNPEEVTYGFGRQTAPTGVAVYNPAFDITPAELIDGIITEKAVHRYPFQF
- a CDS encoding LytR C-terminal domain-containing protein, with amino-acid sequence MMLIIILAGINIIFLISWLLHSWQQNLADSRNQLTFFHSLKKDNLVGRTVKIEIFNACGAPNVARELTDYLRERKVDVVFYDNFLVNNKIHKISHTLVIDRKDRNKANAKYVAGLIGVKKQYVIHQISPEREGEVAATILIGSDYLQLSPFR